A single genomic interval of Pirellulales bacterium harbors:
- a CDS encoding thiamine pyrophosphate-requiring protein, producing MAISVGQFVMKRMQEWGVKRIYAYPGDGINGLLAGLRKNDDKPRFIQARHEELAAFMASAHAKFTGTVGVCMATSGPGAIHLLNGLYDAKMDHQSVVAIVGQSATTAIGSQYQQEVDLQSLFKDVASEYCVTVMSPAAVRHCIDRAFRIAIDQHAVTCVIFPKDIQEESAVEEPPQRHDHALSGIGCPVPYMVPHKTDLSKAAQILNHGKKVALLVGAGALAAQDEVHQIAELLGAGVAKSWLGKAVIPEEVPFCTGHIGLLGSKPTWDMMKECDTLLVVGSSFPYAEFYPKVGQARGVQIDIDGRLLSLRYPMEVNLKGDSKQTLAALIPLLERKSDRSWQEKLIGYVKDWWKVVEGRASLDGNNGLLNPERVFWELGKKLPDRCILAADSGTTANWYARDLKIRRGMMASGSGNLATMGAAVPYAVGAKFCFPDRVCIAVTGDGAMQMNGLNACITVAKYWKEWSDPRWITLVLNNRDLNQVTWEQRIMMGDIRFLASQELPDFPYASFAESIGLRGIRVEKPELLASAWDQALASDRPVVFEAISDPDVPTLPPHITLQQAKNFTETILRGDPSEGGIIKQGIKGMLESFMPHAANKP from the coding sequence GGCCTGCTCGCCGGGCTGCGCAAAAATGACGACAAGCCGCGCTTTATCCAGGCCCGGCACGAGGAATTGGCCGCCTTCATGGCCTCGGCCCATGCGAAGTTCACCGGCACCGTCGGCGTCTGCATGGCCACCAGCGGGCCTGGGGCCATCCACCTGCTCAACGGACTTTACGACGCGAAAATGGACCACCAATCGGTCGTGGCCATCGTCGGGCAATCGGCCACCACTGCCATCGGCAGCCAATATCAGCAAGAAGTCGATCTGCAATCGCTGTTCAAGGACGTGGCCAGCGAATACTGCGTCACCGTGATGAGTCCCGCGGCGGTGCGGCATTGCATCGACCGCGCCTTTCGCATCGCCATCGATCAACACGCCGTCACCTGCGTCATCTTTCCAAAAGATATTCAGGAAGAATCGGCGGTCGAGGAGCCGCCGCAACGGCACGATCATGCGCTCAGCGGCATCGGTTGCCCCGTGCCCTACATGGTGCCTCACAAAACCGATCTATCGAAAGCGGCGCAAATCCTCAATCACGGCAAGAAAGTGGCCCTCTTGGTCGGCGCCGGAGCCCTCGCGGCGCAAGACGAAGTGCACCAGATCGCCGAATTGCTTGGGGCGGGCGTGGCCAAAAGCTGGCTCGGCAAAGCGGTCATCCCCGAGGAGGTGCCGTTCTGCACCGGCCATATCGGCTTGCTCGGCAGCAAACCGACCTGGGACATGATGAAAGAGTGCGACACGCTGCTGGTCGTCGGCAGCAGTTTTCCCTACGCAGAATTTTATCCCAAGGTCGGACAGGCCCGCGGCGTGCAAATCGATATCGACGGCCGGCTGCTGAGCTTGCGTTATCCGATGGAAGTCAATCTCAAGGGCGATTCGAAGCAAACGCTCGCCGCCCTCATCCCGCTCTTGGAACGCAAGTCGGATCGCTCCTGGCAGGAAAAACTCATCGGTTACGTGAAAGATTGGTGGAAGGTCGTCGAAGGCCGCGCGAGCCTGGACGGCAACAACGGCTTGCTCAATCCGGAACGCGTGTTTTGGGAGCTTGGCAAGAAGCTGCCCGATCGCTGCATTCTCGCGGCCGACAGCGGTACGACGGCCAATTGGTACGCCCGCGATCTGAAAATTCGCCGCGGGATGATGGCCAGCGGCAGCGGCAACCTGGCGACGATGGGGGCGGCAGTGCCCTATGCCGTCGGCGCGAAATTCTGTTTTCCCGACCGGGTGTGCATCGCCGTCACCGGCGACGGCGCCATGCAAATGAACGGCCTGAACGCCTGCATCACGGTCGCCAAGTATTGGAAAGAATGGTCCGACCCGCGCTGGATCACGCTCGTGCTCAACAATCGTGATCTGAACCAGGTCACTTGGGAACAGCGGATCATGATGGGCGACATCCGCTTTCTGGCCAGCCAGGAGTTGCCCGATTTCCCCTATGCATCGTTCGCCGAGTCGATCGGCTTGCGCGGCATTCGGGTTGAGAAGCCGGAACTGCTTGCCTCGGCCTGGGATCAAGCGTTGGCAAGCGACCGGCCGGTGGTTTTCGAAGCGATCTCGGATCCCGACGTGCCAACGTTGCCGCCGCACATCACCCTCCAGCAAGCGAAGAATTTCACCGAAACGATTTTGCGCGGTGATCCGAGCGAAGGGGGCATCATCAAGCAAGGCATCAAAGGCATGCTGGAAAGTTTTATGCCCCATGCTGCAAACAAGCCATGA